The genomic window GTGCCGATCCCCGCTGGCTTCGAGCTCGTCTCGCCCATCCCCTGGGATGGCAGCTACGACCAGGCCACGGGCGTCTGGACCGTCGGCAATGTGGCGGCCGGGAGCTCGACCCGGCTCATGCTGGGCCTCCAGGTCCTCTCCGGCGACCCGGCCACGCTGACGGCCCAGGCGACGGCCGACCAGGAGGACCCGGCCCCGGACGACGACAACATCGCGGCCGTCGTCACGCCGCTCGTCTCCGGCCTCTCGATCGCGACGGTCGTCGACGACGACCGGCCCAACTCCGGCGAGCTCATCGCGTTCACCGTCACCCTCGCCGACGCCGGCCCGGACGACGCCCCGAACGCCCTCGTCCAGGCCCTCCTGCCGGCCGGACTCGTCTACGTAGGCTCGCAGACGACCCGCGGGACGTATAACCCGAACGACGGCATCTGGTCGATCGCCGACGTCCCTTCCGGCTCGACGAGCACCCTGACCATCTGGGCCCGCACCAGTTCCCCCTTGGCCGCGACCCTCGTCGCGTCGATCGTCGGCTCCGACGCCTTCGACCTCGGCCAGGGCGCCCAGTCGGCCTCCGCGACCGAGACGCCGCACGCGGCGAACGTCCAGGTCACCTCCTCGGTCGACAACGACCACCCGAACGTCGGGGACACCGTCACCGCGACCGTGACCGTGTCCAACGCCGGCCCGGACGACGCCACGGGGATCACCGTGAACAGCGTCATCCCGGCCGGGGCCGTGCTCCTCGGCTACACGACCGCGCAGGGCGTCTTCGTCCCGATCACGGGCGACTGGACCGTGGGAGACATCCCCGCCGGCCAGTCCGTCACGCTAACCTACCAGTTCCGCGTCGCCGCCCCGGGCGCGATGACCCTGACGACGACCGTCGCCTCGTTCGACCAGTTCGCCGCCGCGGCCGCAGAGCCTTCCTCGGTCGAGGTCACGCCGCAGTCGGCCGAGGTCGGCCTGACGATGACCGCCGGCACCGCGAAGGCCAACGTGGGCGACGTCGTGGACTTCTTCATCGTGGCCTCCAACTCGGGCCCCGACGCCGCGACCGACCTGCGGATCTCCACCGGCCTGGGCGCGGGGCTCTCCTACCAGCTCGTCAACCCGCCCGACGGCACGACCTTCGATCCGATCACCGGCGACTGGATCGTCCCGAGCCTGGCCGCCAACTCCTCCATCACGCTCACGCTGAAGGCCCTGGTCACCTCCCCGGGCACGCTGCCGGCGACGGCGACCATCTCCGGCGCGGACCAGTACGACCCGGACGCGACCGATCAGTCGGTGGAGGCGTCGGTCCAGACGAGGGTGGTCGGCCTGGCCCTGGCCCAGTCGCTGGACGACGCCTCGCCGACGGCCGGGGCGATCGTCACGTCCACGGTCACGGTGAGCAATGCCGGACCGGACGACGCCACCGACGTCGTGATCCACCAGCCCCTGCTCCCCGGGATGGAATGGGTCTCGGGCTCGTCCGGGGGGGCGACCTACGACCCGGCGACGGGAGACTGGACCATCCCGAGCATCCCGGCCGGGGGGAGCGTCACACTGACGCTCCGGGCCAGCGTGACCGCCCCCGGCGAGAAGGAGCTGGCGGCCGGATTGAGCTCCGTGAGCGAGCAGCAGCCCTCCGGTGTGCTCCCGGCCATCGCGACCCTGACCCCGCAAGCGGCGTCCGTCTCCGTCACCACCGTCGTGGATGACGACCGGCCCGACGCCGACCAGCTCGTCCACGTCACGATCACCGTCGCCAACTCCGGCCCCGACGCGGCGACCGGCGTGATCGTGGGCACATCCCTGCCGGCGGGCCTGACGTTCGTCTCCTCCGACGCGGCCGAGGGTGCGTACAACGCGGCGACCGGGGCCTGGACGCCCGGGACGGTCGCCGCCGGCGGCTCACGGGTGCTCCATCTCGTGGCCCGCGCGACGGCCGCCGGCACCGAGACCGCCTCGGCGACGCTGACCTCGGTGGACCAGTTCGACGCGACCACGGCGGACGACTCATCGTCGGTCACCCTCACCCCCCATCAGGCCGATCTCTTCGTCCGCCTGGAAGGCCTGCCGTCGTCGGTGACGGTGGGTAGCCGGTATGACCTCCGCGTCGTCGTCTCCAATTCCGGGCCCGACGCCGCAACCAACGTCGGCCTTCCGGTCTCCATCCCCGCGGGCTTCCGGCTCGTCGCCCACGCCGACGGCCTCGGATCGTTCGACCCGACGTCGGGCGTGTGGGCCGTGGGCGAGGTCCCCTCCGGCGGCTCCTTCGTCCTGACGCTGACGCTCGAGCCGATCTCCGCCGGTTCCCTCCAGGTCTACGCCGGCCCCGCATCCTCGAGCCAGTTCGGAACCGACGCGGCCGTGGCAACCGCGAGCGCGGTGTCGCAGGAGTCCACCACCACGACGCCGACCGGCCCGACCGGCCCGACGACCCCGGCCGGCCCGACGCCCCCGACCGGCCCGACGGCGACGGCGGCCAGCCTCACCGGCGTGGTCTACCTCGACCGCAATCGCAACGGGGTCTATGACGCGGGCAAGGACATGGGGGTGGCTACCATCCGGGTCATCCTCGTCGGTACGGACGCGGAGGGTCATGCCGTGCGGATGACGACGACCACGGGCGCCGACGGCTCGTTCGCCTTCCGGGACGTCCCCTCCGGAACCTATTCCGTCATCGAGCAGGCCCCCGCGCGGTACTTCCGATCGGCCCGGGCGGCGGTCGGCACTCTGGGAGGCACGACGATCGGCGGCAAGCAGGTCCAGCAGGTGACGATCACGACGGCGTCGGCCGGTGCCGGCTACGACTTCGGCAACGTGCCCCGCCCCGGCTGCCGCATGAACCTCCTGATGCACGCGACCCGAAGCGGCGGCTTGCCACGAGGCCCGATCCTCTCGAGGTTCTTCCCCGCGACTCGCACGCCCATCGCAGCCAGGGCCAGCCATACGGCCAAGCGGGGCGCGGCGCACTGAGCCCGCCGCCGACGATTGCCGGCATCCAGGCCCCTAGCCGCGCGACGCGAGTCGGCGGCCGGCGGGGGCACCCGATCGCGACGCCGCGGGACGGCGAGGGGCGGGAGGCCGGTGCCCGTTGCAGCCGCGTCGGGGGATCGAAGGCGCCTCAGCCGATCAGCTCCTTGATCGGCTGGCCGCCGTCGACCACCTTGATGGGCCGGCCGCGGGGCGTCGTGTACTGGGTCTCGACGTTGATGTTCATGCTCTTGGTCATCGTGGCGATGAGGTCCATCACGCCGACCGGCCGGTCGACGACGTCGACGCCGTCCTTGTCGGTCGCCCCGATCGTCTGGCCCCCCTTGAGGCCGCCCCCGCCGACGACGACCGACCAGCTCCTCGGCCAGTGGTCGCGGCCGGCGTTCTGGTTGATCCGGGGCGTCCGGCCGAACTCGCCCATCCAGACGACGAGCGTCGAGTCGAGCAGGCCTCGCTGGGCCAGGTCGGCAACCAGCGTCCCCATGCCCTGGTCGAGCTCGGGGAGCAGGCGATTGGAGAGGGTGTCGAAGTTGTTCGCGTGGGTGTCCCAGCCGCCGAGCGCGACCTCCACATACGTCACGCCCTGCTCCACCAGCCGGCGGGCCAGCAGGCAGCCGGATCCGAACGAGCCCTTGCCGTACGCCTCGCGGATCGCGGGGGATTCGGTGTTCAGGTCGAAGATGGACTTCAGCCTCGAGTTCATCATCCGGACCGTCTTGGAGTAGACGGCCTTGTGGTCGGTGGCCATCTGGCTCTTGCGCTGGGCGATGAAGTCGTTCTCCACCTGGCCGAGCATCTCCAGGCGGCGGGCGAACCGGGCGCCGTCGACCTCCGCCGGCGGCCTCATGTTGGCGATCGGCGCGTTGGGGTTCTGGATCATGAAGGGCGAGTACGACATGCCCAGGAACCCGGCCCCCTGCCCCGGCTCGTTGATCGCGATGCAGTGCGGCAGGTCGAAGTTCTTGAGCTGCTCGCCGACCTCGAACGCGCAGACCGACCCCCAGCCCGGGTGCACGACCGTGGGGTTGGGCACGTAGCCGGTGTGCATCAGGTAGTTGCCGCGGTCGTGGTTCCCCTCCTTGGAGTCGAGCGAGCGGATGATGTTCAGGTGGTGCATCTGCTTCGCGACCTTGGGCAGATGCTCGGTGATCTTCACGCCGGCCGCGGAGGTGTCGATCGGCCGGAACGGGCCGCCGTTCTTCTCGCTCTCGGGCTTGAGGTCCCAGATGTCCAGGTGGCTCGGGCCGCCGGACATCCAGAGCACGATGCAGCTCCGGTGGTTCCTCCTGGCCGTCTCCGCGCCGGCCCGCAGGGACGAGAAGAACTGCAGCGCCGGCACGCCCATCGCGGTGCCGGCGAGGTGGCCCAGGAAGTGGCGGCGGCTGGGATTCGGCAGCGGGCGGGGGGTCACGAGGTCGGCTCCTTGGTCGGGCGTTGGGGGCGAGGCCGGCTCAGTGGATCAGGATGAACTCGTTGGAATTGAGGAGCGCCCAGAAGAGGTCCTGGACCACCTGCAGCGAGTCCGGGTGGTTCTCCAGATAGTGGACGGCACGGTCGGCCTCCTTCCGGTTCGGCAGCCGGCTGAGGGCCGCGAGGTAGACCTGGTTGACGAGGTACGCCCCGGGGGCCCGCGATTGCTGCTGGGCCTGCTCGACGGCCCCCTCCAGGAAGCTGCCCCCCTTGCCGGAGAGCGCGTCGTTCATGAGCTCCCCGTTCATCATCATGAGGGCCTGGGGGATCGTCCCCTGGAAATTCGTCGCCTCCTCGCCCTCGTCGTTGCCGAAGGCGAAGGTGAACTGGCGGAGCCAGGCGTCCCTCTTCCGGTCGGCGGCCTGGGCGTTTCCGGCCTTGTGGGCCCCGGTGGCCGTCAGGAGCGAATCGAAGAGCTGCTCGGGGGTCATGGGCCGGAGCTGCATGACCTGGAAGAGGGTGTCTTCCTTGTCGGCGCCCTTGGGCTTGTAGCTGCTGAGGTGGTAGGAGCGCCCGGAGGTGATCCAGCGGATGAGCTGCTTCACGTCGTAGCCGGACGACTTGAACTCCAGCGCCAGCTTGTCCAGGATCTCCGGCTGGACCGGCGCGTTGTGCGGCCCCATGTCGTCCACCGGGTTGACGAATCCCCGGCCGTGGAAGTGCGCCCACATCCGGTTCACGAAGGCCCGCGCCATCAGGTCGCTCTTGGGATCGGAGATCATCCGGGCGAGTTCCAGCCGGCGATTCACGTCCGTGCCCTGGCTGATCTTGCGACCGTCGAGGAAGCGGGGGAAGGCGATGCCTACCAGCCCGTTCCGCTTGTCGAACCGGACGAAGGCGTCGGTCGGCTCGTCGCGCAGCTCGGTGTGGTCGTAGGCCTCCAGGCCGGTCTCGTTGACGGCCGTCCTGTCCTCGGCCTTCAGGCCCTTGAAGAAGGCGTTGATGCCCCAGAAGTCGCCCTGCTTCCAGTCGTTCGACGGGTGGTCGTGGCACTGGGTGCACTGGATCTGCTGGCCCAGGAACAGCCGCGTCGTCCGCGAGGTGAGCGGGACGGCCTCGCCCTCCAGGTGAGCCAGCGTGTAGTTGACCGCGCCGTTCTCCTTGTTCGAACCGGAGGCGGAGACGAGGTCGTTGACGATCTCGTTCCACGGCCTGTCGGCGGCGAACTGCTTGCGCAGCCACCCCGCCAGCGCGGCCCGGTCCACCATCCGCCCCTGGTTGCCCCGCCCGATCAGGAGGACCGTCCAGATCGTGCCGTAGTTCTTGGGATAGTCCGGGTGCTCCAGCAGCGAATCGACGAGCTTCTCCCGCCTGTCCGGCTCCTTCGTCAGCAGGAACGCCCGCGCCTCCGCGACCGACGGGATCCGCCCCAGGACGTCGAGGTAGACCCGCCGGAGGTATTCCTCATCCGTGGCCGGCCGCGCGGGGGTCACGCCCGCGGACTTCCAGCTCTGCTCCAGCAGGCGGTCGAGGAACGCCGCCCGGCCCGGCGGGCGGGCGGGGGCGGGCTTCGACGAAGCGGCCGACCGGGGCGTGTCCCCCGCCCGGGCCGTCGCGGCGGCCAGGGCCGCAGTCAGGATCATCAAGATGGCCGACCGGCCCGCGCGCAGGGGGCGTCGGCGCTCTCGCCAACGTCTCGGGCGATTCATGGAGCTTCCTCCGGAGGCCGAACGCAGCGAGGCCGGGATCGAGGGAAGCGACCCGGCGGGACGATCCGGTGTGCTCACCGCCCGGGGGACCATGGGACGGCCCCCCGGGAATGTGGTCCGGGTGTTTACGCCGGCCGGTCCGGCGCGTGACGGGCCCTCACATCGAATTGTATGCCCCGGGCGTCCCCGGATTCCAGGCGGGCGGCGGATCGCGGGCGGGCGCCGCGGCCGGCGATGCCCGTACGCATCGCTCAGGCCGACTCGCGGTGGTAGTGGATCTCGTACAGCTTCCGGTAGAGCGGGGAGGTGCGCCTCAACTCCTGGTCCGTCCCCTGGGCGATGATCCGGCCGTCGTCGATGAGGATGATCCGGTCGGCGAACTGGATCGTGCCCAGGCTGTGGGAGATCAGGAACGTGGTGCGGCCCTTCGAAAACTCCTCGATCGCCTTGCGGATCAGGGCCTCGTCCTGGATGTCTACCGCGCTGGTGGCCTCGTCGAGGATCAGGATGGTCGGGTTGCGGAGCATCGCCCGGGCCAGGGCGATCCGCTGGCGCTGGCCGCCGGAGAGCCCGTGGCCGCGTTCGCCGATCAGGGTGTCATATCCCTGCGGCAGCTGCATGATGAACTGGTGGGCGTAGGACCGCTTCGCCGCCTCGATGATCGCCTCGCGGCTCGCCGAGGGGTCGCCGTAGGCGATGTTCCGCGCGATCGTGTCCTGGAAGAGGATCGTCTCCTGGGGGACGATGCCGATCTGGCGGCGGAAGTCGCGGAGCCGGACGCCCCGGATGTCCTCGCCGTCCACGCGGATCGCCCCGGACTCCACGTCCCAGAACCGCGGCAGGAGGCTCATGAGGGTCGTCTTGCCGCACCCGTTGGGGCCGACGAGCGCCACGGTCTCGCCGTGGCGGACGTTCAGGCTGATCCCCTT from Aquisphaera giovannonii includes these protein-coding regions:
- a CDS encoding DUF1501 domain-containing protein, with the protein product MTPRPLPNPSRRHFLGHLAGTAMGVPALQFFSSLRAGAETARRNHRSCIVLWMSGGPSHLDIWDLKPESEKNGGPFRPIDTSAAGVKITEHLPKVAKQMHHLNIIRSLDSKEGNHDRGNYLMHTGYVPNPTVVHPGWGSVCAFEVGEQLKNFDLPHCIAINEPGQGAGFLGMSYSPFMIQNPNAPIANMRPPAEVDGARFARRLEMLGQVENDFIAQRKSQMATDHKAVYSKTVRMMNSRLKSIFDLNTESPAIREAYGKGSFGSGCLLARRLVEQGVTYVEVALGGWDTHANNFDTLSNRLLPELDQGMGTLVADLAQRGLLDSTLVVWMGEFGRTPRINQNAGRDHWPRSWSVVVGGGGLKGGQTIGATDKDGVDVVDRPVGVMDLIATMTKSMNINVETQYTTPRGRPIKVVDGGQPIKELIG
- a CDS encoding DUF1549 and DUF1553 domain-containing protein, with amino-acid sequence MILTAALAAATARAGDTPRSAASSKPAPARPPGRAAFLDRLLEQSWKSAGVTPARPATDEEYLRRVYLDVLGRIPSVAEARAFLLTKEPDRREKLVDSLLEHPDYPKNYGTIWTVLLIGRGNQGRMVDRAALAGWLRKQFAADRPWNEIVNDLVSASGSNKENGAVNYTLAHLEGEAVPLTSRTTRLFLGQQIQCTQCHDHPSNDWKQGDFWGINAFFKGLKAEDRTAVNETGLEAYDHTELRDEPTDAFVRFDKRNGLVGIAFPRFLDGRKISQGTDVNRRLELARMISDPKSDLMARAFVNRMWAHFHGRGFVNPVDDMGPHNAPVQPEILDKLALEFKSSGYDVKQLIRWITSGRSYHLSSYKPKGADKEDTLFQVMQLRPMTPEQLFDSLLTATGAHKAGNAQAADRKRDAWLRQFTFAFGNDEGEEATNFQGTIPQALMMMNGELMNDALSGKGGSFLEGAVEQAQQQSRAPGAYLVNQVYLAALSRLPNRKEADRAVHYLENHPDSLQVVQDLFWALLNSNEFILIH